The following is a genomic window from Sphingobacterium spiritivorum.
ATATTGGAGTGGGCAACTTTCACAGGGCTCATCAGGCATTCTATACAGACCAGCTACTTCATGACGAAGATCAAAAGCAATGGGGAATCTGCGGTGCCTGTCTGCTACCGGGGGATGAGAAACTCGTACAAAACCTGCGTTCACAACATTTAGATTACACCCTGACGGTTTGCGGAAGGGAGGGTGAACATGATATCTACCGTATAGGCTCTCTTTCTGAATTGCTATGGGCAGTGGAAGATCAGCAGGAGCTGCTGCACAAAATTGCTGACAGCGCTATCCGTATCATCACCCTTACGATTACAGAAGGGGGTTATAATCTGGATAAAGTCACAAATGAATTTATGCTGGACGATGAGCGGATAAAAGATGACCTGACACATCCGGCAAATCCAAGTACAGTTTTTGGTTTTATAGCAGAAGGTCTGCGTCAGCGCAAAGCAAGTGGCAACGGAGGTATAACGATTCTTTCCTGTGATAATCTGCAGCACAACGGCAATACAGCGAAGCGTGCATTTAGTACGTTCATTGCGGCTCAGGATCCGGAACTGGCAGAATGGATGGAAACAAATGTGAGTTTTCCCAACAGTATGGTTGACAGGATTACCCCGGCAACAACAGCACAGGATATAACACGACTGAACAGCCAAAGCGGTATTGATGATAAAGCTCCTGTATACTGCGAAGATTTTATGCAATGGGTAATCGAAGATAATTTTATTGCCGGAAGACCAGACTGGGAACGTGTAGGTGTAGAGTTTACAGATGATGTAAGCGCCTATGAAAACATGAAACTGAGCTTACTGAATGCCTCTCATA
Proteins encoded in this region:
- a CDS encoding mannitol dehydrogenase family protein, with the protein product MKVHTYNYDRNTIQSGILHIGVGNFHRAHQAFYTDQLLHDEDQKQWGICGACLLPGDEKLVQNLRSQHLDYTLTVCGREGEHDIYRIGSLSELLWAVEDQQELLHKIADSAIRIITLTITEGGYNLDKVTNEFMLDDERIKDDLTHPANPSTVFGFIAEGLRQRKASGNGGITILSCDNLQHNGNTAKRAFSTFIAAQDPELAEWMETNVSFPNSMVDRITPATTAQDITRLNSQSGIDDKAPVYCEDFMQWVIEDNFIAGRPDWERVGVEFTDDVSAYENMKLSLLNASHTLLSYPSFLIGYRKVDEAMQDKEMVKFIRDFMDTDITPHVPAPAGIDLKEYKQTLIERFANPAVSDQISRLCFDGISKFPVYIMPNLLNMIKADQELSRVAFLIASYRHYLKYQTDDQQQKFEIAEPWLTTEDREQTDSNKPVDFLRLSAFRSTDLTVVASFVGLYTGFTHSIREKGVKAVLQSILD